The Anopheles maculipalpis chromosome 3RL, idAnoMacuDA_375_x, whole genome shotgun sequence genomic sequence TTCAGTGTAAGCTTGTTCATCGCTCGTTTCACATTTGTATATATGCTCTTCACGTAGCTGATCCCAGTTCTACGAtaagaaaagttttaaattcaataataCTGTACGGTTCATCATTTAATTTCCTTTGATTTTAAGATTATCGAATGAAGTTTGTAAGCCACTTTTGGGTGAAAAGTTGTTCGTAAGCTAAAGAGGACGCTTTTTGAAGTAGGCTAGGCTGAGCCTAGCTGCAAAATCCTTCAACCATTTGCTTTAAAGCaattttctaccatttttCTGTCATAATTAAACTCAAACTTTTTCCCTTCGCTTACCTGCACAATGGCCAAACCGATTCCGATGCCCGCGAGTATGAGCGACTTCGAGCCGAGATAGCTCGAAAGCTTCGAGAAGCAACCTTCCGTTGAGGCGTACTCACGGGTGCACTTGTTTACACCGACCGGCATCCGGTGGCAGCAGGCCCGCGGTACCGTGTCATTCTTATAGATCGGTTCCCAGTCCTCCGGTCCCTTGATGCCGCAGCATACCATCTCCGACTGTACGAGATTCCACGCTTCCTGTGCGCCCTTGTCGGTGGCGTAGCTATCGAGTGTCTTGTTGAAGCCCTTCTCCAGTATGCCGCTCAGCTCTTCGTGCTTGTAGTACCCGGCAATACCGATACCGATTTCGGCCAGGAACACCAAGGCCAAAAAGATCGAAAACTGAAAACGAACCGAGAAATAAACATCGTGAAGTACAACTATGACATAATATATCCATCCGAATGCCTTCAGCCTCGCCTTACCGTGATAATCATGCAAGGGCTTTCCTTGGCCGCACCGCAACATCCGAAACATGCCACAACGAAGATGATGGACCCGATAACGATAAGTACGATCGGAGCGGTCCAGAAATTATCgcctaaaaatagaacaatgGAGATGTAGTCGCGGCAGGACGAAACAAATCATTGCCGCAAGGACAAATGCCGCGCCATAAAGCGAAAAACAACgattgcaaatatttaccgACAAAGTTCGAGTAATGGTAATAATTCGATTGAATGATGGCTCCCGTAACAATCACGACCAGGCCGGTGATCTGCGaaagaaatcgttaaaaaaagaCCAAATGCTATAAGTAAGGGTCAGAAACCTGGAAAGGGATGAGTACATAAAACGGGGGCGGAGCAAAATCAATCAACTTGATGAGCGTATGAAGCCGAACAAACATCATCGGCCAAAGACAGAGACCGTGAAATTAATTGCAAATCGATAAGTGATAGCTGATGGGCCACTCCTTCAACGCAAATTACTTTGTACTCTACAGCTCCGTATTCTTTGGAGCATCAACAAATCAATCTGGAAGGATATGAGCAGACGAGTATTGTTTGCACATGAGATTAAGTACGTTGCAAGGATCACAACCATTTAGGAAAAAGGAAtacaacaattaaaaaaataaaggttGCTCTTAAACATATCACATGTTTGGCGGACATTGATAACAAACTGAAGCATTAAATCATAATTACGGAAAGTACAAACCTCTCACAATGGAGTTAAATTGAAACTCAAGAGGCCCACCAACAACCATGTTTACCGTACGCCGTCCTTCGTACAACTCTAATAAAACATGTGCtcgtgctgttgctggttcTCCTTTTCGCTATGTAAATCTTCCGccaaaatatcataaatttccatttacACCTTTTTTACCCCGGATCCGTGCACCACCTACGGCAACAGTGTATTTTATTAAAGCATTCCCGAAACGGCACTTTTTTAAGCACCATAAAAACGGCAGCGAACATCACTCTTTTGCTCATGTTTGGTCTGAAGGCCCAAAATAACGATATTCTAAGCCTGAAAAAGGAGACGGGTGTTAAGGTACACCCTACAGGTGTACCGAAAGGGGAAGTACACAAAGGACTTGTAACTTTAAGGTTATCTTTATGCGTCTTCCGAGACATGCattaatcaaaatcaaaatacacCCACTCGTCATCAACTCATGTTTTCTGGCGAATGTAGCTAGAAGCTAAAAGTTAAGGGTTTTAGTTTATCAGGACAGAATCAGGACAGTAGAAGCGGATACAATGATTTTTTGGGCATTCTGTACAGTATGTTATAATTTTGTGgacaaaatgtttaaataaaaccatccatttttctttatgCACACAAATCCTTTCAAGTCGGCGGTGAAACGCGACAGCGGTGGCAATCTTAACACAgcgggaccggggttcaagaATCATACGAATCCGTTCCTCCGTTCTGGTAGCAACAATTCATAGTAGgtcatttgatggccggcgtgacctagtagatcgttaagccaagaagacgaagatgGCTACAAATTCCTTGTAGCATGAGAAGAATAGTACCATATCCCATCATCTTTGTCCGAGGGTAATATCGGCCTTACAGACAAAATAAACTGATAGTGCGTCTAGCGTGACCATCGAagtcttttttaaattgcagcagcagtagagtGTTTGCTCCGCAAATCTACCAGTCACAATTTATATTACGGACGTTTATTAATAGCAGCGATTCCTCCGGATCAGTGCTCTATCATTACAGAAAGCCCTGAGTCTTACTGGAGCACTGAGATCTTCAATCGTTGTTAAGAGTCTAAACTTACTCAAAGACTCAAAGAAACTTCTTCAGAGGCAAAGGACATTACGTAAGGCGCATTTGACAACTGTCCATATTTGACCAAAAACTTCCTATGCTACTTCCCACTGTGTGGAGTA encodes the following:
- the LOC126565318 gene encoding CD63 antigen-like; amino-acid sequence: MPSLGISCVRYLVFFFNFLFAITGLVVIVTGAIIQSNYYHYSNFVGDNFWTAPIVLIVIGSIIFVVACFGCCGAAKESPCMIITFSIFLALVFLAEIGIGIAGYYKHEELSGILEKGFNKTLDSYATDKGAQEAWNLVQSEMVCCGIKGPEDWEPIYKNDTVPRACCHRMPVGVNKCTREYASTEGCFSKLSSYLGSKSLILAGIGIGLAIVQLIAVLLACCLYGSFRRQYETV